In the genome of Ctenopharyngodon idella isolate HZGC_01 chromosome 16, HZGC01, whole genome shotgun sequence, the window TTATAATTGTTATTAGACTTGGACCAAGTTCTGTGTCTCCCTGATGTCATTACCCTTATTGGCCAATCTTAAACCTCCATTATTTCATTACTTGTCACTGTCAGACAtgaaaaagaaatcaataaTTATTCTCTATAATTTTCCAATTTCATTAGGCCTTGAGGTACAGTCCTGACCTGAATAGTTTGGTATTATTTCTGATACTGATTCTTTTACTGTTATCCTGCTTTTTGTCTAATAATAGATAGGTTAAACCTACATCGACTGAAAGTGGGATGCTCTTGAATGTCAGATGtgagacaaaaaaaagtttaactgcTCTGAACAAGTGTGATGATTGTGGACTGAAACTACTCACTGCATCCCACTCCTGAGCAATGATTCATTATTTTAGATGTAggagagagtgtgtttgtgagccgtgtgtgtatttatgtatgCGTGAGAGTGAATTGCATTATAGTTCTTTCAATTGTCTTCTGCTCACTAATTTCCCTGAGGCGGATCTATCGACAGGCCATGAGCTTGTCTTACTGAGAAACATCTCAAGAGTCCTCCATCTTCCTGCTCCATGCAGGCAGCAATATCTGTCTATACTGACACAGAACACAATGCAAAAGCTAATTAGCATAGTGTAATTGCAACTGCTGTCACATGAATACACTGTCAATATAATTAGCGAATCCCATGAAAATACCATATCACGCCCTGCTGTCAGCATTCTGTTACCAGGGGAACTGTGGTAAATCTGGTCACTTTTCATGTTTGACTTTCAGGCAACACCCATTTAAATACTCCTGATTCATCCAAGGAGCTCCGATTTACCTGGAGAGAGACATTCGTTAACATTTATCtcaaatttgttttctttcGAAGAATATCCCGGCAACTCCTTTCGATATAAAGTAGATGAGGACTGAGACTTTCAAGCTATTTAAGGGACCCAAAAGCAACATAAGATTTTCATAAAAATGACTCACATGCTATATTCCAAGCCTTCtgaatttttcatatttaaccTTTGCAACCAGATCAGAGAGTTTAACTAAATCACTCTTATTCAtaaatcatttgtttttgtgaactgGATTCATTCAACTCAAAAATTATTTGATGGCCTGTTCATCACACAAAGTAATTATGCTTCTGAAGAATTTAAATATAGTACATGATTCATATAGATACAAATCACATTATAAAATTTCATGATATAATTTTGTAGttctttgttgtcatttttgagCTGGACAACTCCACTTTCgttacacaaaatatttttaaattattaaaagaaaatggcattccacagaagaaagacaatcatacaggttttaaatgacaattttcatttttggaattttaatattttattatatgatgtaaaaatgtacatttaaaataaataaatatatatatatattttttttacatttttaaattgagaGCTGGTTAATCAtctacggtaacactttacaataaggttcattagttaaacattagttaatgtattaactaatatgaactaaccatgagcaatacatttgttactgtatttactaatcttcgttaacgttagttaatgaaaatacagttattcattgtttgttcatgttagttcacagtgcattaactaatgtcaacaagattttaatactgtattagtaaatgttgaaattaacattaacaaagattaataaatgctgtagaagtgcagttcattattagtttatgttaactaatgaacctttttgtaaagtgttaccacatctactttaataatcaaatatttgtaatgtaaatatTGCTTTTTAACTGAAATACATGTCTACTTTTTACAGAGCTTCTAAGGagacatggtggtggaaaaaatattagacaggaggaaaaataataagttaatgcttttgcgttcactcgcaaaatgtttgcgttcccctgatAAACTTTGTGTTTGCTCACCAAACCTTTGATTTcactcgcaaaacttttgtgttctttgagagagaacgcaaagtttctcgggggaacgcaaacattttatgagcgaacgcaaagtctCTTGGAGAAACGCAAAAtatttgcgagagaacgcagaagcattgccaaataattttttcctcccatatattttttttcttcaccatctccctttaggggctccttAACTTTTGAATGCCAGTCAGTGGAGAAACATGTTGTTTTGCTTGCATAACAGTGTAGTTATGACATTTGCCAGCAGGGGAACAAGACTCATCATTCTATGTTACCCACACTCTCTCATTCTCTGTGATCTACACTCACCTGTGGCCTCTACCATTCCTTCCAGGATGACCACTATTTCAAACTCTTCTCGTGACAGTTGCTCCTGAGAGATGTCCCAGAAGGGGCTGTTCTTGTTGATCTCATGGCAAATGATCAGCGGTGACACCAGAAACAGTCGATCGTCCCCCGTATCAAAGCCCACATTAATGTCCGTCTGGTTTAGGGGAATGAACTCTCCTTCCTTGGTCTGTTTAGAGCGGATGAGCTTGGCCCTAATGGAGGCCTCCACTATGTGCGAGTTTCGCAAGTCACCGACACGGAACATCAAACACAGTTTGCTGTCCCGCACGGATATCACAGCTGTGTTGGAAAACATGAGAGTTTCGGCGCGTTTCTTTGGCTGTGAGATTTTCACAAACATGCAACCCACCATGAAGGCATTGACGATGGAGCCCAAGATGGCCTGCACCAGAAGCAGGATGATTCCCTCGGGGCATTTGTCCGTTATGACACGGTACCCATAACCGATGGTGGTCTCGGTCTCGATGGAAAAAAGGAACGCAGAGACGAAGCCATTAAGGTTATTCACACAAGGTGTCCACTTGGCGTCATCAGTATGGTCCAGATCTCCACGGATGTAGGCGATGAGCCACCAAATGAGGCCAAAAAACACCCAGGTGGTGGTGTAGACCAGCGTGAAGACCAGCAGATTGAAGCGCCACTTTAAGTCCACTAGCGTGGTGAAGATGTCTGTCAGGTAACGGTATGTTTCGCGCACGTTTCCATGATGGACATTGCACTTGCCGTCCTTTTCCACGTAGCGTTGGCGCCGTTTCTTCAGCGGACATCCTGAAGGATCAGAAGCGTCTCCTCCTCCCACACTTCCCCCAACAACCATTGTACGGTCTGTGGGGATCTACCGTCATGTGCGAGAATAGAAAGCAAGAATAGAAAAAGAAGACAGAAAAGAAACACATCAAAATAggctaaaagaaaaaataaacagtagCAGAAGCCATCAAAGTATGGTAATCAAACTTAAAAGCAGGACAGTTAATATCAGTGttggtgagtaattaacgaaAAGTAGTGACCCTACTGGTttagtatgtttgtttgttttttcaaaacagAGTAGCTTTTTCAGTAACAAGCTAGTTTCCAACAAGTGGCATTGTAATTcatcaatgatgcattaaattgatcaaaagtgacagtaaagacatttctaatgttaatatttccattaaaatattaagcagcagttttttgagcaccaaatcagcatatcagaatgatttctgaaggatcatgtgacactaaagactggagtaatgatgctgaaaattcggctttgccatcacaggaataaactgtattttaaaatatattaaaataggaaacagttcttttaaattgtaataaaatttcacaatatttctgtctgtctggatttttgatcaaataaatgcagccttggtcagcataaaacacttctttcaaaaacattagaaaaaatCATATCAACCGCAATCTTTACAATTTAGTTAGTGGTTAAATTGACTGTAGCTGAACTACTGTAAACTAAGAGTAGCTTACAAGCTACAGTTCCAAAGTAGCTTCCTCAACATTCACACatgtaaaacaacataaaagaaTAGTAAATGTGATAACTGAACTTACTTTATCATTGGAATCAATCCATTTTTTTGGCAGCTTGATGCCCTGTTTTTCAACATCCTGGCCCTTAAAGCTACTCATGGCCCGGAAGCCGTAGACGTCGTCACCGATCCAACACAGTAGCTGGAGCTCTCCAACTATTTAAAGCAAACACATAAAAGCTAGTAGGTGAAACTCGTAATGGAGAGCAAAGATTGGAGTaattggtcccactttatattaggtggccttaaagggatagttaatccaaaaatgaaaattatcccttgatttactcaccctcaagccatcctagatgtacagttgtggtcagaattattggcacccttggtaaatatgatcaaagatgactgtaaaaataaatctgcatggtttatccttttgatctttaattcataaaattagcaaaaatctaacctttcattgaaggaaaacaATTGAAGGTGGGgggaaaaatcacattatgaaataaatgtttttctccaaaacacgttggccacattattggcacccctagaattttttaagagtaaaatatctcccattgaagtatattcccattcatatttacattttttttgcacaccagggtgatcatgaacatgaaattgtccagccatgacttcctatTCCACaagagtataaacatgaggaaacacaaaggccaaattcccttaatcattcatcacaatgagtaaaaccaaagaatatacttctgatgtgcagcaaaagattgttgaaccaatcaactaaagatgttacaaatctgcctggaagaggacgtgtgtctaaatcgtcctaatgcacaGTGAGGAGGAAAGCTTGAGTGGCCAatgactctccaaggatcacagcaggagaactgcagagattagttgagtcttgagtcccagaaagcctaaaaaaatgatcaaacagcctCTACATCCCtacaagttgtttgggagggtttcaagaaaaatcctctgctctcatccagaaacaatctccagcatattcagttgtcagacacgactggaacttcaaatggGACCAGCTTCTATGGtcaaatgaaactaaaaaaagagctttttggcagcaaacccaccagatgggtttggtgcacacatggataaaaagtaccccatgcccacgctTCCTGCTTTTCATGTTAAATATattgctggatctttaatgttgtgggcctatttttcagctggaggtcctggacatcttgttcagatacatggtatcatggattttatcaaataccaacagataaatcaaaacctgactgcttcTGCAAGAAATCCAATAATAGGCCGTGGTtagatcttccatcaggacaatgatccaaaacaaacatcaaaaccaacacaaaaatgtgtcactgagcacaaaatgaagcttctgccatggctatcccagtcccctgacctgaaccctatagaaaatgagtggaatgaactgaagagaagaagcaccaacatggagctgggaatctgaaggatctggagagattctgtatgaaggaatggtctctgatctcttgtcaggtgttctccaaactcatcaggcattatagaagaaaaGTCTGAGACCGGTTTcctggcaaaaggaggttgtaaaattgaataaaagggtgccaataattgtggccaacgttttttggagaaaaaacatttatttcataatgtgattcccccccactttcaattcttttccttcaatgaaaggttagattttaattttatgaattaaagatcaaaaggataaacaatgcagatttatttttacagtcatctttgatcatatttaccaagggtgccaataattctgaccaccactgtatatgactatcttctttcagacgaacacaatcggagatatatttaaaaatatcctggctcttccaagctttataatggcagtgaatggggggcctgttttgaagccccCCCAAAAATTCATCCTATCagaatataatccatacggctccagggggttaaaaagccttctgaagcgaagcaatgggtttaagaaaaacatacatatttaaactttataaactaaaataactagcttccgccagacaaCCGTATACActgcgcaagtcaacttgcaccaaatgagtaaccccttTATGACGCAGAATGTAGGAGTAGCATGAGCTTAGAtgcctctcacggttcaaacaaatagggctgggcaacaaactcaagttcctcttctcttatatagaaatcctctgacatttctctttaaaatgtctcgttttagacttctaatttgcaaccagtgttttgttttgctctatacTCTGTGCTTCTGTGTTCATCATTGcttcgggtcagaggtcactcttccgctgCGAATCGATGCGTAAGGTCGTCTgccgaaagctagttattatagtgaataaagttttaaatatggatatttttcttacaaaaacccatcgctttgcttcagaaggcctttattaaccccctggagccatatggattatttttattatggatggatgcattttttttttttttgcttcaaaatgtggccccccatttacaaccattataaagcttggagaagcaaggatatttttaaatacatctctgattgtgttcatctgaaaggcttgagggtgagtaaatcatgggataattttcatttttgggtgaactaaccctttaactactatgtacttacatttaaatgcacttattgtgtacatacatgtttttacattgtatttatattttaaaaaaatacctgcatgtaattaatttctgtaattacatttataattacacgaTTGACCCATCctttacaccttaacccacccttaaacctaccaaTAACATCAAACCTGTCCCTATCCTTACCCTTATCCCACCTCAATGGCAgcatgtaagtacatagtatttaaggccacctaatataaagtgggaccgatTAATTTACCACAAACGGTGAAATAAATGTGCATGCAAGTGGTCTTAATTAAGCTCAGTGTTACATTATGTTTCTCTACAGTGTTGCTCACAATTAGTCTCTGAATCTGTTTTACAAATCAATGCAGTTGTTACAGCACTGAATATATTTAGAGTTTGAAGTAAAATGCAATTGAGTGTCACCAAaatcaacactgaaaaaaagtttaaacacggaacgttctcagaactttggctaaagttatgaacaaacattcttccagtaacgttaataaaacatttgttcagttttctggtctttaataatgttctctaaaagtttgcacaaaaacattatttatacactgttcatggaatgtttttctgAAACGTTACTACTTACTAGTTTCAGTACAAAAGCaatgttcccataatgtttacacaatgataaaataaaacgtTCCCTTAATGTTTTCTCTAATGTTCACAcaaccaggaaaaaaaaaaacattttttaaacattaaaaaaaaaaaaaaaaaaatactgaacatatttaatgtttggagaacattcagaattttattttttcataacaTAATCAAAAAAATTGTTGGTGAACAGAACGGCTATGCCGGTCCACCAGCCCAGACTAAGACTAAACCAATACAGTCTATTCAGAAGGGGTTTTACCATGAGTATTTtgcatacaaaataataatcatcacATATTTGA includes:
- the kcnj21 gene encoding G protein-activated inward rectifier potassium channel 4 isoform X2, with the protein product MSSFKGQDVEKQGIKLPKKWIDSNDKIPTDRTMVVGGSVGGGDASDPSGCPLKKRRQRYVEKDGKCNVHHGNVRETYRYLTDIFTTLVDLKWRFNLLVFTLVYTTTWVFFGLIWWLIAYIRGDLDHTDDAKWTPCVNNLNGFVSAFLFSIETETTIGYGYRVITDKCPEGIILLLVQAILGSIVNAFMVGCMFVKISQPKKRAETLMFSNTAVISVRDSKLCLMFRVGDLRNSHIVEASIRAKLIRSKQTKEGEFIPLNQTDINVGFDTGDDRLFLVSPLIICHEINKNSPFWDISQEQLSREEFEIVVILEGMVEATGKSELLG
- the kcnj21 gene encoding G protein-activated inward rectifier potassium channel 4 isoform X1, with product MSSFKGQDVEKQGIKLPKKWIDSNDKIPTDRTMVVGGSVGGGDASDPSGCPLKKRRQRYVEKDGKCNVHHGNVRETYRYLTDIFTTLVDLKWRFNLLVFTLVYTTTWVFFGLIWWLIAYIRGDLDHTDDAKWTPCVNNLNGFVSAFLFSIETETTIGYGYRVITDKCPEGIILLLVQAILGSIVNAFMVGCMFVKISQPKKRAETLMFSNTAVISVRDSKLCLMFRVGDLRNSHIVEASIRAKLIRSKQTKEGEFIPLNQTDINVGFDTGDDRLFLVSPLIICHEINKNSPFWDISQEQLSREEFEIVVILEGMVEATGMTCQARSSYLNSEVLWGERFTPVLSLEEGFYEVDYDTFHHTYPSPTPSCSARELAELAKKGEAIPLPPISPPATLGEPLSPEEMHEEEDKEEEEEAAEETISNGDVNRMEYEQE